A genomic window from Motacilla alba alba isolate MOTALB_02 unplaced genomic scaffold, Motacilla_alba_V1.0_pri HiC_scaffold_34, whole genome shotgun sequence includes:
- the SLC17A7 gene encoding vesicular glutamate transporter 1 isoform X2, producing MEFNREEFRRQLGAGLGRLHRLLERRQDEAESLELSSAGGPGAAPGAARPPVLDCTFCGLPRRYGIAILCGIGFCISFGIRCNLGVAVVSMVNPAHGQRAEFNWDPETVGMIHGSFFWGYIVTQIPGGFIAQKFAANRVFGLAIVSTSVLNMLIPSAARTHVGCVIAVRVMQGLVEGVTYPACHGIWSKWAPPLERSRLATTAFCGSYAGAVVAMPLAGVLVQYTGWSSVFYVYGSFGVLWYLFWVLVSYESPAQHPTISPEERKYIEESIGESVGSNPLLLATPWRQFFTSMPVYAIIVANFCRSWTFYLLLISQPAYFEEVFGFEISKVGLLSALPHLVMTIVVPIGGQIADFLRSRGLMSTTNVRKMMNCGGFGMEATLLLVVGYSHSRAVAISFLVLAVGFSGFAISGFNVNHLDIAPRYASVLMGLSNGVGTLSGMVCPLIVGALTRHKTREEWQWVFLIAALVHYGGVAFYGVFASGEPQPWAEPPREEAEPLAPGGVASDEEEEEEEEGEGGGAGGGPPGGPPASYGATGTTPAPGTAPG from the exons ATGGAGTTCAACCGGGAGGAGTTCCGGAGGCAGCTGGGCGCCGGGCTGGGCCGCCTGCACCG GCTCCTGGAGCGGCGGCAGGACGAGGCCGagagcctggagctgagctcggcgggcggccccggcgctgcccccggcGCCGCGCGGCCGCCGGTGCTGGACTGCACCTTCTGCGGGCTGCCCCGGCGCTACGGCATCGCCATCCTCTGCGGCATCGGCTTCTGCATCAGCTTCGGCATCCGCTGCAACCTCGGCGTGGCCGTGGTCAGCATGGTCAACCCCGCCCACGGGCAG CGCGCCGAGTTCAACTGGGACCCCGAGACCGTGGGGATGATCCACGGCTCCTTCTTCTGGGGCTACATCGTCACGCAGATCCCCGGCGGCTTCATCGCCCAGAAATTCGCCGCCAACAG GGTGTTCGGGCTGGCCATCGTGTCCACCTCGGTGCTGAACATGCTGATCCCGTCGGCCGCGCGCACCCACGTGGGCTGCGTCATCGCAGTGCGCGTCATGCAGGGCCTGGTCGAG GGCGTGACCTACCCCGCCTGTCACGGCATCTGGAGCAAGTGGGCGCCGCCCCTGGAGCGGAGCCGCCTGGCCACCACGGCCTTCTGCG gCTCGTACGCGGGGGCCGTGGTGGCCATGCCCCTGGCCGGGGTCCTGGTGCAGTACACGGGCTGGAGCTCCGTGTTCTACGTCTACG GCAGTTTCGGGGTGCTCTGGTACCTCTTCTGGGTGCTGGTGTCCTACGAGAGCCCGGCCCAGCACCCCACGATCTCCCCCGAGGAGCGCAAGTACATCGAGGAGAGCATCGGCGAGAGCGTGGGCAGCAACCCGCTGCTG CTGGCCACGCCCTGGCGGCAGTTCTTCACCTCCATGCCCGTCTACGCCATCATCGTGGCCAACTTCTGCCGCAGCTGGACCTTCTACCTGCTGCTCATCAGCCAGCCCGCCTACTTCGAGGAGGTCTTCGGCTTCGAGATCAGCAAG gtGGGTTTGCTGTCGGCGCTGCCCCACCTGGTGATGACCATCGTGGTGCCCATCGGGGGGCAGATCGCCGACTTCCTGCGCTCGCGCGGCCTCATGTCCACCACCAACGTGCGCAAGATGATGAACTGCGGCG ggTTCGGCATGGAGGCCACGCTGCTGCTGGTCGTGGGCTACTCGCACTCGCGCGCCGTGGCCATCTCCTTCCTGGTGCTGGCCGTGGGCTTCAGCGGCTTCGCCATCTCGG GGTTCAACGTGAACCACCTGGACATCGCGCCGCGCTACGCCAGTGTCCTGATGGGGCTGAGCAACGGCGTGGGGACACTGTCTGGCATGGTGTGTCCCCTGATCGTGGGGGCCCTGACCCGCCACAAG ACGCGCGAGGAGTGGCAGTGGGTGTTCCTGATCGCCGCGCTCGTGCACTACGGGGGCGTGGCCTTCTACGGCGTCTTCGCTTCCGGGGAGCCGCAGCCGTGGGCGGAGCCTCCGCGCGAGGAGGCGGAGCCACTGGCGCCGGGGGGCGTGGCCAGcgacgaggaggaggaggaggaggaggaaggggaggggggaggggcgggggggggaCCCCCGGGAGGGCCCCCCGCCAGCTACGGGGCCACCGGCACCACCCCGGCCCCCGGGACCGCCCCGGGGTGA
- the SLC17A7 gene encoding vesicular glutamate transporter 1 isoform X1, which yields MEFNREEFRRQLGAGLGRLHRLLERRQDEAESLELSSAGGPGAAPGAARPPVLDCTFCGLPRRYGIAILCGIGFCISFGIRCNLGVAVVSMVNPAHGQRAEFNWDPETVGMIHGSFFWGYIVTQIPGGFIAQKFAANRVFGLAIVSTSVLNMLIPSAARTHVGCVIAVRVMQGLVEGVTYPACHGIWSKWAPPLERSRLATTAFCGSYAGAVVAMPLAGVLVQYTGWSSVFYVYGSFGVLWYLFWVLVSYESPAQHPTISPEERKYIEESIGESVGSNPLLLDLLPAAHQPARLLRGGLRLRDQQGGFAVGAAPPGDDHRGAHRGADRRLPALARPHVHHQRAQDDELRRVRHGGHAAAGRGLLALARRGHLLPGAGRGLQRLRHLGVQREPPGHRAALRQCPDGAEQRRGDTVWHGVSPDRGGPDPPQDARGVAVGVPDRRARALRGRGLLRRLRFRGAAAVGGASARGGGATGAGGRGQRRGGGGGGGRGGGRGGGGTPGRAPRQLRGHRHHPGPRDRPGVSGGGAQEQPRPQGGPPKRDPQDPQRDPRDPPRDPREPRDPPRDPTRPPGTPKPPLLYRYKYKYG from the exons ATGGAGTTCAACCGGGAGGAGTTCCGGAGGCAGCTGGGCGCCGGGCTGGGCCGCCTGCACCG GCTCCTGGAGCGGCGGCAGGACGAGGCCGagagcctggagctgagctcggcgggcggccccggcgctgcccccggcGCCGCGCGGCCGCCGGTGCTGGACTGCACCTTCTGCGGGCTGCCCCGGCGCTACGGCATCGCCATCCTCTGCGGCATCGGCTTCTGCATCAGCTTCGGCATCCGCTGCAACCTCGGCGTGGCCGTGGTCAGCATGGTCAACCCCGCCCACGGGCAG CGCGCCGAGTTCAACTGGGACCCCGAGACCGTGGGGATGATCCACGGCTCCTTCTTCTGGGGCTACATCGTCACGCAGATCCCCGGCGGCTTCATCGCCCAGAAATTCGCCGCCAACAG GGTGTTCGGGCTGGCCATCGTGTCCACCTCGGTGCTGAACATGCTGATCCCGTCGGCCGCGCGCACCCACGTGGGCTGCGTCATCGCAGTGCGCGTCATGCAGGGCCTGGTCGAG GGCGTGACCTACCCCGCCTGTCACGGCATCTGGAGCAAGTGGGCGCCGCCCCTGGAGCGGAGCCGCCTGGCCACCACGGCCTTCTGCG gCTCGTACGCGGGGGCCGTGGTGGCCATGCCCCTGGCCGGGGTCCTGGTGCAGTACACGGGCTGGAGCTCCGTGTTCTACGTCTACG GCAGTTTCGGGGTGCTCTGGTACCTCTTCTGGGTGCTGGTGTCCTACGAGAGCCCGGCCCAGCACCCCACGATCTCCCCCGAGGAGCGCAAGTACATCGAGGAGAGCATCGGCGAGAGCGTGGGCAGCAACCCGCTGCTG CTGGACCTTCTACCTGCTGCTCATCAGCCAGCCCGCCTACTTCGAGGAGGTCTTCGGCTTCGAGATCAGCAAG gtGGGTTTGCTGTCGGCGCTGCCCCACCTGGTGATGACCATCGTGGTGCCCATCGGGGGGCAGATCGCCGACTTCCTGCGCTCGCGCGGCCTCATGTCCACCACCAACGTGCGCAAGATGATGAACTGCGGCG ggTTCGGCATGGAGGCCACGCTGCTGCTGGTCGTGGGCTACTCGCACTCGCGCGCCGTGGCCATCTCCTTCCTGGTGCTGGCCGTGGGCTTCAGCGGCTTCGCCATCTCGG GGTTCAACGTGAACCACCTGGACATCGCGCCGCGCTACGCCAGTGTCCTGATGGGGCTGAGCAACGGCGTGGGGACACTGTCTGGCATGGTGTGTCCCCTGATCGTGGGGGCCCTGACCCGCCACAAG ACGCGCGAGGAGTGGCAGTGGGTGTTCCTGATCGCCGCGCTCGTGCACTACGGGGGCGTGGCCTTCTACGGCGTCTTCGCTTCCGGGGAGCCGCAGCCGTGGGCGGAGCCTCCGCGCGAGGAGGCGGAGCCACTGGCGCCGGGGGGCGTGGCCAGcgacgaggaggaggaggaggaggaggaaggggaggggggaggggcgggggggggaCCCCCGGGAGGGCCCCCCGCCAGCTACGGGGCCACCGGCACCACCCCGGCCCCCGGGACCGCCCCGGGGTGAGCGGGGGTGGGGCCCAGGAACAGCCCCGCCCCCAAGGGGGACCCCCCAAAAGGGACCCCCAAGACCCCCAAAGGGACCCCAGGGACCCCCCAAGGGACCCCAGGGAGCCCCGAGACCCCCCAAGGGACCCCACAAgacccccagggacccccaaGCCCCCCCTGCTGTAcagatataaatataaatacgGATAA
- the PIH1D1 gene encoding PIH1 domain-containing protein 1, giving the protein MADPSLLSAELEAEEEEAAALRRLLLQVPPECEEAPSPGPARAVTPQPGLCVKTRAAGGQKVFLNVCHSPEVPPPPPVPPPGLQRLLRDPPGPGGSFRIPMSLGEPHAELDRGGRGCTAYDVVVNSGFFRTLQADPLYLEFFLTVAMEGLSDKYGVELELTGWRVLRNRRCLGSLSAQNIRARARPRIQELAGDPSPDPSGPPGPPRFVVVARPSAREPQALQARVHLPQAEGAGSLWLGLSEERLLLCPPPPPGGAAAGPPGRQGALLELGLPLRADPARCRARFHRRSKVLTVTMPLLRA; this is encoded by the exons ATGGCGGACCCGTCGCTGCTCTCGGCCGAGCTggaggcggaggaggaggaggcggcggcgctgcggcggctgctgctgcag GTCCCCCCGGAGTGTGAGGAGGCGCCGAGCCCCGGGCCCGCCAGAGCCGTGACCCCGCAGCCGG GGCTGTGCGTGAAGACCcgcgcggcgggcgggcagaAGGTGTTCCTCAACGTCTGCCACTCGCCCGaggtgccgccgccgccccccgtgccccccccGGGGCTGCAGCGGCTCCTGCGCgacccccccggccccgggggctcCTTCCGCATCCCCATGAGCCTGGGGGAGCCCCACGCCGAGCTCGACCGAG GAGGCCGGGGCTGCACAGCCTACGACGTGGTGGTGAACTCGGGCTTCTTCAGGACCCTGCAG GCCGACCCCCTGTACCTGGAGTTCTTCCTGACCGTGGCCATGGAGGGGCTGTCGGACAAGTACGGCGTGGAGCTGGAGCTCACCG GCTGGCGCGTGCTGCGGAACCGGCGCTGCCTGGGCTCCCTCTCGGCGCAGAACATCCGCGCCAGGGCCCGGCCCCGCATCCAGGAGCTCGCCGGGgacccctccccagacccctcGGG ccccccagggcCCCCCCGGTTCGTGGTCGTGGCCCGGCCCTCGGCGCGGGAGCCGCAGGCGCTGCAGGCCCGGGTGCACCTGCCCCAGGCG GAGGGGGCGGGGTCTctgtggctggggctgagcgAGGAgcggctgctgctgtgcccgccgccgccgccagggggcgctgcCGCGGGTCCTCccggccgccagggggcgctgctggagctggggctgcccctgcgCGCCGACCCCGCGCGGTGCCGCGCGCGCTTCCACCGCCGCTCCAAG GTTCTCACCGTGACGATGCCGCTGCTGCGCGCCTGA